Proteins encoded in a region of the Streptomyces akebiae genome:
- a CDS encoding ROK family glucokinase, translating to MGLTIGVDIGGTKIAAGVVDEEGNILSTHKVPTPGTPEGIVDAIAAAVEGARAGHEIVGVGIGAAGYVNRQRSTVYFAPNIDWRNEPLKEKVEARVGLPVVVENDANAAAWGEYKFGAGKGHRNVICITLGTGLGGGIIIGNKLRRGHYGVAAEFGHIRMVPDGLLCGCGSQGCWEQYASGRALVRYAKQRANATPENAELLLGLGDGTPDGIEGKHISMAARQGDPVAVDSYRELARWAGAGLADLASLFDPSAFIVGGGLSDEGELVLDPIRKSYKRWLVGGNWRPVADVIAARLGNEAGLVGAADLAREPDPIM from the coding sequence ATGGGACTCACCATCGGCGTCGACATCGGCGGTACCAAGATCGCGGCCGGTGTGGTCGACGAGGAAGGCAACATCCTCTCGACCCACAAGGTGCCGACCCCGGGCACGCCCGAGGGGATCGTGGACGCCATCGCCGCCGCCGTCGAGGGCGCGCGAGCCGGACACGAGATCGTCGGTGTCGGCATCGGCGCGGCCGGCTATGTCAACCGTCAGCGGTCGACGGTCTACTTCGCCCCCAACATCGACTGGCGCAACGAGCCGCTCAAGGAGAAGGTCGAGGCCCGCGTGGGCCTGCCGGTCGTCGTGGAGAACGACGCCAACGCCGCCGCCTGGGGCGAGTACAAGTTCGGTGCGGGCAAGGGCCACCGCAACGTCATCTGCATCACCCTCGGCACCGGTCTCGGCGGCGGCATCATCATCGGCAACAAGCTGCGCCGCGGGCACTACGGCGTGGCCGCCGAGTTCGGCCACATCCGGATGGTCCCCGACGGCCTGCTGTGCGGCTGCGGCAGCCAGGGCTGCTGGGAGCAGTACGCCTCCGGCCGGGCCCTCGTCCGTTACGCCAAGCAGCGCGCCAACGCCACCCCGGAGAACGCGGAACTCCTCCTCGGCCTCGGCGACGGCACCCCGGACGGCATCGAGGGCAAGCACATCTCCATGGCCGCCCGCCAGGGCGACCCCGTCGCCGTCGACTCCTACCGCGAACTCGCCCGCTGGGCCGGCGCCGGCCTCGCCGACCTCGCCTCCCTCTTCGACCCCTCCGCCTTCATCGTCGGCGGCGGCCTGTCGGACGAGGGCGAACTGGTCCTCGACCCCATCCGTAAGTCCTACAAGCGCTGGCTCGTGGGCGGCAACTGGCGCCCGGTCGCCGACGTCATCGCCGCCCGGCTGGGCAACGAGGCGGGCCTGGTGGGCGCGGCGGACCTGGCGAGAGAACCCGACCCGATCATGTAG
- a CDS encoding DUF5304 domain-containing protein, translated as MSEERPTSDAAREDAAARRDAAEEVPTAERARESDRVRATDADAWATACEEDLIAEKARRRARYGPPPGSAAEELRKLVDTVADKLSGLQSPLLGAVAGGAAQQMVNQVVRQAKAAVEPVIERNPDVFDHLAAAGGELLAAYRSAVEAQERRWTNRATGHQGGRDQGDDPGPGERIDLD; from the coding sequence ATGAGCGAAGAGCGCCCCACGTCCGACGCCGCTCGTGAGGACGCGGCCGCTCGCAGGGACGCGGCCGAGGAGGTACCGACGGCCGAGCGGGCACGCGAGAGCGACCGTGTGCGCGCCACCGACGCCGACGCCTGGGCGACGGCGTGCGAGGAGGATCTGATCGCGGAGAAGGCCCGCCGTCGCGCCCGGTACGGGCCGCCCCCGGGCTCGGCCGCCGAGGAACTGCGCAAGCTGGTCGACACCGTCGCGGACAAGCTGTCCGGGCTGCAGTCGCCGCTGCTCGGCGCGGTCGCCGGCGGCGCGGCCCAGCAGATGGTCAACCAGGTCGTCCGACAGGCCAAGGCCGCCGTCGAACCCGTCATCGAACGCAACCCGGACGTCTTCGACCATCTCGCCGCCGCCGGCGGTGAACTCCTCGCCGCGTACCGCTCCGCCGTCGAGGCTCAGGAGCGCCGCTGGACGAACCGGGCCACCGGCCACCAGGGAGGCCGCGACCAGGGTGACGATCCGGGGCCCGGGGAGCGCATCGACCTGGACTGA
- a CDS encoding endonuclease/exonuclease/phosphatase family protein, with translation MATTPLPNSRTNPDGSATIRVLSYNIRSMRDDTSALARVITACAPDLVLVQEAPRFFRWRKKLARLAAASGLVTLSGGATASGPALLCGLRATVEHTEDVLLPLTPGLHRRGFATAVVRFGRARLGVLSCHLSLHKDERYEQGGMLLDHLAGLGVPHAVAGGDLNERPHGRTFRRLAGELQDCWTISPWGGEYTSTPTDPHQRIDAILATGGIEVLGCGVPLDLPGITDDDLRAATDHLPVLAALRVPAEA, from the coding sequence ATGGCGACCACCCCGCTGCCCAACTCCCGCACCAACCCCGACGGTTCGGCAACCATCCGGGTCCTCAGCTACAACATCCGCTCCATGCGCGACGACACCTCCGCCCTCGCCCGAGTGATCACCGCCTGCGCCCCCGACCTGGTCCTCGTCCAGGAGGCCCCCCGCTTCTTCCGCTGGCGCAAGAAGCTCGCCAGGCTCGCCGCCGCCTCCGGCCTGGTCACCCTCTCCGGCGGGGCCACCGCCTCGGGGCCCGCGCTGCTGTGCGGCCTCCGCGCCACGGTCGAGCACACCGAGGACGTCCTCCTGCCCCTCACCCCGGGCCTGCACCGACGCGGCTTCGCCACGGCCGTGGTCCGCTTCGGCCGCGCCCGCCTCGGCGTCCTGTCCTGCCACCTCTCCCTCCACAAGGACGAGCGGTACGAGCAGGGCGGCATGCTCCTGGACCACCTCGCCGGCCTGGGTGTGCCGCACGCGGTCGCGGGCGGCGACCTCAACGAGCGCCCGCACGGCCGCACGTTCCGCCGCCTCGCCGGCGAACTCCAGGACTGCTGGACCATCAGCCCGTGGGGCGGCGAGTACACCTCCACCCCCACCGACCCCCACCAGCGCATCGACGCGATCCTGGCCACCGGCGGCATCGAGGTCCTCGGCTGCGGCGTCCCCCTCGACCTCCCCGGCATCACCGACGACGACCTGAGGGCGGCCACGGACCACCTGCCGGTCCTGGCCGCCCTCAGAGTCCCCGCCGAGGCCTAG
- a CDS encoding CU044_5270 family protein has product MRDIDDPRALWELRDLAAYDAGAPPLDEETRRRGRARLLATVTAPDADRTRKPAFRLASPVRRRPVLRIALSGLVAAAVTAGVLVAVGHDGDDGRGRTAKPPVTDLPPMRNVSARTVLNGAATYARQHEKPVSPRDDQFVYTKEIIKETNQKTGTTKTHVAENWRSVDGSRRSWVMELSKGWWAPPLKDNESVWPPQDWSRLRKLPTDPEQLILAIQRESFGRQGEDASLDDITDQEWSHIHFSLAGLLKLVPVMPEGLRPAAYEALGMVPGVKAVPNQKDAKGRVGVAITYNDPTLPEGASSYGGHFIFDPVTYAFLGFRDERSSGDGKDMKVYTQLSYLDRWAIVDRVKQYPSAAG; this is encoded by the coding sequence ATGCGTGACATCGACGACCCGAGGGCCCTGTGGGAGCTGCGGGACCTCGCCGCCTACGACGCGGGGGCGCCCCCGCTGGACGAGGAGACCCGGCGGCGGGGGCGGGCCCGGCTGCTCGCCACCGTCACCGCGCCGGACGCGGACCGGACGCGGAAGCCGGCCTTCCGGCTCGCCTCACCGGTACGGCGCCGTCCGGTCCTGCGGATCGCGCTGAGCGGGCTGGTCGCCGCCGCCGTCACCGCCGGTGTCCTGGTCGCCGTGGGGCACGACGGTGACGACGGCCGGGGCAGGACCGCGAAGCCGCCGGTGACCGACCTGCCGCCGATGCGGAACGTGAGCGCGCGGACGGTGCTCAACGGGGCGGCCACGTACGCGCGACAGCACGAGAAGCCGGTCAGCCCGCGGGACGACCAGTTCGTCTACACGAAGGAGATCATCAAGGAGACCAACCAGAAGACCGGGACGACGAAGACCCACGTCGCCGAGAACTGGCGCTCGGTGGACGGCTCCCGGCGCTCGTGGGTCATGGAGCTCAGCAAGGGGTGGTGGGCGCCTCCGCTGAAGGACAACGAGAGCGTGTGGCCGCCGCAGGACTGGAGCAGGCTGCGGAAGCTGCCGACCGACCCGGAGCAGTTGATCCTGGCGATCCAGAGGGAGTCCTTCGGGCGCCAGGGGGAGGACGCCTCCCTGGACGACATCACCGACCAGGAGTGGTCGCACATCCACTTCAGCCTCGCCGGACTGCTCAAGCTGGTCCCGGTGATGCCGGAGGGGCTGCGGCCGGCGGCGTACGAGGCGCTCGGGATGGTGCCGGGTGTCAAGGCGGTGCCCAACCAGAAGGACGCCAAGGGCCGGGTCGGCGTGGCCATCACCTACAACGACCCGACCCTGCCCGAGGGAGCCTCCAGCTACGGCGGCCACTTCATCTTCGACCCGGTGACGTACGCCTTCCTCGGCTTCCGTGACGAGCGTTCCTCGGGCGACGGCAAGGACATGAAGGTGTACACCCAGCTCTCGTACCTGGACAGGTGGGCGATCGTCGACAGGGTCAAGCAGTACCCGTCGGCCGCGGGCTAG